In Corynebacterium aquatimens, one genomic interval encodes:
- a CDS encoding purple acid phosphatase family protein, translating to MFTKSTFLKTIAIVSGTTVLLSGCTSEPNSNDGSKPATQSNKGTSNEDESDPVYGDINGLDLIELQDSKPEVADVEVDNKPDRIAMNLTTDPTSEIALNWYTKDGLDDSMLRVSEQEDLAGAMEFPAETTKVTSQYAERDKDGYYIYASAKTDDEGVFELNKEGQPKEIYGYFTDEQITKENTKWTSEGTKLGYLELVDVTEHTNKATATGLKPNTKYYFQVGSAKEGFSETGSFTTADLNSKETKFIHYTDTQNAYWNANVNNEAAYGANTLEKALEVAPDAKFALHTGDFVETAAVEDEWVDNLNMSRKANLSLPHAYTPGNHDEYNLKWLEDKKLGSFNDHTNVPVTNDAINGGSYYSFDHSGAHFVVLNTNDNKKSDDNPKEGAIGRKQMEWAKNDIKKAKENGADWIVLAYHKPVYSASYHALQDKDVQVTREEFVQLADELGVDIVLQGHDHNLTRTKSLTYTPDNFSYGEVENTEKKKIDGVEYHVNPKGVTYVIPNTSGTKTYDAIYKKGAEHVHKVRPKLDWMTEEDVELWNGLYDIAEQPEDSKKFEYKHENYRQSQIQSFAVYTITKDTFKIDFYQVEGDLHGGEEREVKLRDSYGIAKSS from the coding sequence GTGTTTACAAAATCCACTTTCCTCAAAACCATCGCCATCGTCAGCGGCACGACCGTGCTGCTTTCCGGCTGCACATCTGAACCTAACTCCAACGACGGTTCTAAACCAGCCACCCAGTCCAACAAAGGCACGTCCAACGAGGACGAATCCGATCCCGTCTACGGCGACATCAATGGCTTAGACCTCATCGAGCTTCAAGACTCCAAGCCGGAAGTCGCCGACGTTGAGGTTGATAACAAGCCCGACCGCATCGCCATGAACCTCACCACGGATCCCACGAGTGAGATCGCGCTGAACTGGTACACCAAAGACGGGCTGGATGATTCCATGCTCCGCGTCTCGGAACAAGAAGACCTCGCCGGCGCGATGGAGTTCCCCGCAGAGACCACGAAGGTGACCAGCCAGTACGCGGAACGCGACAAGGACGGCTACTACATTTACGCCTCGGCCAAAACGGACGATGAGGGCGTCTTCGAGCTCAACAAAGAAGGACAACCGAAGGAAATCTACGGTTACTTCACCGACGAGCAGATCACCAAAGAGAACACGAAGTGGACCTCCGAGGGCACGAAGCTGGGCTACTTGGAACTGGTTGATGTCACCGAGCACACAAACAAGGCAACCGCCACGGGACTGAAGCCCAACACCAAGTACTACTTCCAGGTTGGATCCGCCAAGGAAGGCTTCTCCGAAACCGGATCGTTCACCACCGCGGACCTTAACTCCAAAGAAACCAAGTTCATCCACTACACGGACACCCAAAACGCGTACTGGAACGCCAACGTGAACAATGAGGCCGCCTACGGTGCCAACACGTTGGAAAAGGCACTCGAAGTCGCCCCAGACGCCAAGTTCGCTCTGCACACCGGCGATTTCGTGGAAACCGCCGCCGTGGAAGATGAGTGGGTGGACAACCTGAACATGTCCCGCAAGGCAAACCTGTCACTGCCGCACGCGTACACCCCGGGCAACCACGACGAATACAACCTCAAGTGGCTCGAGGACAAGAAGCTGGGTTCGTTCAATGACCACACGAACGTGCCTGTCACCAACGACGCGATCAACGGTGGTTCCTACTACTCCTTCGACCACTCCGGCGCCCACTTCGTTGTGTTGAACACCAACGACAACAAGAAATCGGACGATAACCCGAAGGAAGGCGCCATCGGCCGCAAGCAGATGGAATGGGCGAAGAACGACATCAAGAAAGCCAAGGAGAACGGCGCTGACTGGATCGTTCTTGCGTACCACAAGCCGGTTTACTCCGCCTCCTACCACGCTCTGCAGGACAAGGACGTTCAAGTCACGCGCGAGGAGTTCGTGCAGCTTGCCGATGAGCTCGGCGTCGATATCGTGCTGCAAGGCCATGACCACAACCTGACCCGCACAAAGTCTTTGACCTACACCCCAGACAACTTCTCCTACGGTGAGGTGGAGAACACCGAGAAGAAGAAGATTGACGGCGTGGAGTACCACGTGAACCCGAAGGGCGTTACCTACGTCATCCCGAACACGTCCGGCACGAAGACCTACGACGCGATTTACAAGAAGGGCGCGGAGCACGTCCACAAGGTCCGCCCCAAGCTGGATTGGATGACGGAGGAGGACGTTGAGCTCTGGAACGGCCTGTATGACATCGCGGAGCAACCGGAAGACTCAAAGAAGTTCGAGTACAAGCACGAGAACTACCGCCAGTCACAAATTCAAAGCTTCGCCGTCTACACCATCACAAAAGACACCTTCAAGATCGACTTCTACCAGGTCGAGGGTGATCTTCACGGCGGCGAAGAGCGCGAAGTGAAGCTGCGGGACTCCTACGGCATTGCCAAAAGCTCTTAA
- a CDS encoding sulfite exporter TauE/SafE family protein has product MEPLSGALLFAMGIMAGIINSAVGSGSLLTLPVLLAMGVPPGMAVRTNTIGLMFASVGSAWGFRKEVRAEMPYLKPLIAAAIIGAACGSLLLLFTPTRALNFVIPILIIVALILVLFQKRIVALIGGNVPDENYDDGSPVGEPYKRPGLVGAMGLASVYGGFFTAAQGVIYMAIMGVGTGRSFKAVNPVKNFLSLFVNAVAALVYVIAYFVMGSEILWIGVLILAVGGVIGGLVGARIAKRVSNTFLKGLIVVVAVTALIRQFV; this is encoded by the coding sequence ATGGAACCGTTATCAGGGGCGCTGCTTTTCGCCATGGGCATCATGGCCGGCATCATTAACTCCGCCGTTGGCTCGGGGTCGTTGTTGACGCTGCCTGTGTTGTTGGCCATGGGTGTTCCGCCCGGGATGGCGGTGCGGACTAACACGATCGGATTGATGTTCGCGTCCGTTGGTTCGGCGTGGGGTTTCCGTAAAGAGGTGCGTGCGGAGATGCCGTACTTGAAGCCCCTGATTGCCGCCGCGATTATCGGCGCGGCCTGCGGTTCACTGCTCCTGTTGTTCACGCCGACCCGCGCGTTGAACTTTGTTATCCCAATCCTGATCATCGTGGCTCTGATCCTGGTGCTGTTTCAGAAGCGCATCGTGGCACTCATCGGCGGCAACGTTCCGGATGAAAACTATGATGATGGTAGTCCGGTGGGGGAGCCGTACAAGCGCCCTGGTTTGGTAGGCGCGATGGGTTTGGCGTCCGTGTACGGGGGGTTCTTCACCGCAGCCCAGGGCGTTATCTACATGGCGATCATGGGCGTGGGAACTGGGCGTTCGTTCAAGGCGGTCAACCCCGTGAAGAACTTCCTCTCCTTGTTTGTCAACGCAGTTGCGGCGCTGGTGTACGTCATCGCCTACTTCGTGATGGGGTCGGAGATCTTGTGGATCGGCGTTCTGATCCTCGCTGTTGGCGGGGTAATTGGTGGACTCGTCGGCGCGCGCATCGCCAAACGAGTCTCCAACACCTTCCTCAAGGGTCTTATCGTCGTCGTTGCTGTTACCGCGCTCATCAGGCAGTTCGTTTAA